In a genomic window of Thalassotalea piscium:
- the pta gene encoding phosphate acetyltransferase gives MANRLMLVPVGFGVGLTSVTLGLMHACQQKGIKVGHFKPISQPSRNSLADKNQTISWSGNDSSIPLSYVEEKMGDGQHDVILEQIVAHYNHFSKDYDLVIIEGVIPTTRQPYAGRINKEVAQALSSNIVLVASPDSDSTEEFEDRIEVSAATFGGLKSKKLLGCIINKLNSPDKDEFGLLPRENEFEHNPDLTPWQNLTIFNHEGFSLLGSIAWELDLIAPRVIDIANYLNATVINAGDMEHRRIRSISFCARSVSNLVSHIQPSRLIVTPGDRTDIIIATCLSALNGTKVGALILTNGYLPNKDIMALCEHALAAGLPVLSVPWDTWQTSRHLMNFTPELPQDDIQRQDRVKQYIADNLSPSWIEQLSQKANQLNPMSPPAFRHKLTELAKQANKLIVLPEGTDIRTIKAAAICAERGIARCQLLGNKEQILKIAEQQGITLPSGLIITDPDLIRDNYINPLVELRKHKGMTDVVAKQELKDNVVLGTLMLKLGQVDGLVSGAVNTTANTIRPALQLIKTAPNSSLVSSIFFMLLPDQVLIYGDCAINPEPNAEQLADIAIQSADSAIQFGIDPKVAMISYSTGTSGHGADVEKVKLATKLAQDKRPDLIIDGPLQYDAAIMENVAKTKAPNSPVAGQANVFIFPDLNTGNTTYKAVQRSADLVSIGPMLQGMGKPVNDLSRGALVDDIVYTIALTAIQAKF, from the coding sequence ATGGCGAATCGGTTAATGTTGGTACCTGTTGGCTTTGGTGTGGGGCTAACAAGTGTTACTTTAGGTCTTATGCATGCATGTCAACAAAAAGGGATAAAAGTTGGACATTTCAAGCCTATTAGCCAACCATCAAGAAATTCGCTTGCAGATAAGAACCAGACGATTAGTTGGTCTGGTAATGACTCTTCTATTCCCCTAAGTTATGTTGAAGAAAAAATGGGGGATGGTCAGCACGATGTAATTTTAGAGCAAATAGTTGCTCACTATAATCACTTTAGTAAAGATTACGATCTAGTAATTATTGAGGGGGTAATTCCAACAACACGACAACCATATGCTGGCAGAATTAACAAGGAAGTAGCACAAGCACTTTCAAGCAATATTGTGCTTGTAGCCTCTCCAGATAGCGATAGTACCGAAGAGTTTGAAGACCGTATAGAAGTTAGTGCAGCAACTTTTGGCGGATTAAAAAGTAAAAAGTTACTCGGGTGTATTATTAACAAGCTCAATTCACCAGATAAAGACGAATTTGGATTATTACCGCGAGAAAATGAATTTGAACACAATCCCGACCTCACTCCTTGGCAAAATTTAACGATATTTAATCATGAGGGCTTTAGTCTTTTAGGCTCAATTGCTTGGGAGTTAGATTTAATTGCGCCAAGAGTTATTGATATTGCAAATTACCTTAATGCAACAGTGATCAATGCAGGTGATATGGAGCATCGCCGTATTCGTAGCATCAGCTTTTGTGCACGCAGTGTTAGTAACTTAGTTAGTCATATACAGCCAAGTCGTTTAATTGTTACCCCTGGCGATAGAACCGACATTATTATTGCCACCTGCTTATCGGCACTTAACGGTACAAAAGTAGGTGCATTAATACTAACAAATGGTTATTTACCTAATAAAGACATAATGGCGCTATGTGAACATGCTTTAGCTGCTGGGCTTCCGGTGTTATCTGTTCCGTGGGATACATGGCAAACCTCTCGTCATTTAATGAACTTTACGCCCGAGCTACCGCAAGATGATATTCAGCGTCAAGACAGAGTTAAACAGTATATTGCTGACAATCTATCACCTAGTTGGATTGAACAACTGTCACAAAAAGCTAATCAATTAAATCCTATGTCACCGCCAGCATTTAGACATAAATTAACAGAGTTAGCTAAACAGGCTAATAAGTTAATTGTTTTACCTGAAGGCACTGATATTAGAACAATTAAAGCAGCCGCAATTTGTGCCGAACGAGGCATTGCTCGGTGCCAACTTTTAGGCAACAAAGAGCAAATTCTAAAAATAGCAGAACAACAAGGTATAACCTTACCCTCAGGCTTAATTATTACGGACCCTGATCTCATCCGAGATAACTACATCAACCCGTTAGTTGAGCTAAGAAAACACAAAGGTATGACTGATGTCGTTGCAAAGCAAGAATTAAAAGACAACGTGGTACTCGGCACATTAATGTTAAAGCTAGGACAAGTAGACGGATTAGTTTCAGGAGCGGTTAATACCACGGCAAATACAATACGCCCTGCTTTACAGTTAATTAAAACGGCACCAAATAGTTCATTAGTTTCATCAATATTTTTTATGCTTTTACCTGACCAAGTATTAATTTACGGTGATTGTGCAATAAACCCAGAGCCTAACGCTGAACAACTTGCCGATATTGCTATTCAATCAGCAGACTCTGCAATTCAGTTTGGGATAGATCCTAAAGTAGCGATGATCAGTTATAGCACTGGTACATCTGGTCATGGAGCCGATGTAGAAAAAGTGAAACTAGCCACTAAACTTGCGCAAGACAAACGCCCTGACCTTATTATTGATGGACCGCTACAATATGATGCTGCAATTATGGAGAATGTTGCAAAAACTAAAGCACCAAACAGTCCTGTTGCTGGTCAAGCCAATGTATTCATTTTTCCTGATCTTAATACCGGAAACACAACTTATAAAGCAGTTCAACGCTCGGCTGATTTAGTCAGCATTGGTCCAATGCTACAAGGTATGGGTAAACCCGTTAATGACTTATCCAGAGGCGCACTTGTTGATGATATTGTTTACACTATTGCCCTTACCGCAATACAAGCTAAATTTTAA
- a CDS encoding M15 family metallopeptidase, whose amino-acid sequence MKNSKVNLNQYSSCQALGKSDNHLTWLPTNLALHHSVVEPWNTMVNHAKKSGLELTIASSYRSFERQLSIWNRKFTGELAVRNKHNDLIEIQHLNDTDKVMAILTFSALPGASRHHWGTDIDIYASNLLPDKHALQLEPWEYQAQGYFYKLSLWLAKNADQFGFFFPYAHDQGGVAIEPWHISYKPIAQHYQDQLTLPLLSQTLKLSNIEGKAAILANLPIIFEQYITNINEEHYG is encoded by the coding sequence ATGAAAAATAGTAAAGTGAACCTAAATCAGTACAGTAGTTGTCAAGCTCTTGGTAAAAGCGATAACCATTTAACTTGGTTACCTACTAACCTAGCATTACATCATAGTGTTGTAGAACCTTGGAACACTATGGTAAACCATGCTAAAAAATCGGGACTAGAACTCACTATTGCTAGCAGTTACCGCAGCTTTGAACGACAATTATCAATATGGAATAGAAAGTTTACCGGTGAATTAGCCGTTCGAAATAAACATAATGACCTGATAGAAATACAGCATTTAAACGATACCGATAAAGTAATGGCAATATTAACTTTCTCAGCCTTACCTGGTGCAAGTAGGCATCATTGGGGTACAGATATAGACATTTACGCTTCAAACTTGTTACCGGATAAACACGCGTTACAATTAGAACCGTGGGAATATCAAGCTCAAGGGTATTTTTATAAACTATCTCTGTGGTTGGCTAAAAATGCGGACCAGTTTGGTTTCTTTTTTCCTTACGCGCACGATCAAGGTGGTGTTGCTATCGAACCTTGGCATATTTCATATAAACCCATTGCACAGCATTATCAAGATCAATTAACATTACCCCTACTCAGCCAAACACTAAAATTGAGTAATATTGAAGGTAAAGCAGCTATTTTAGCCAATTTGCCGATTATTTTTGAACAATACATCACAAATATTAACGAGGAACATTATGGATAA
- the yfbV gene encoding terminus macrodomain insulation protein YfbV, with product MSVIEIFKLGCKYMDLWPNKAELSQYFDEYRAVQIGRFVYRYLPGVAFFVFVMQLYFGGANILAQALVYFFFILSIPFQAVVMLGVKADKFLPPALADWYKQGVAKVNEQDGDIKLTRNKPRYVDLATLLNISYANSRHSH from the coding sequence ATGAGCGTAATAGAAATTTTCAAATTAGGCTGTAAATATATGGATTTATGGCCAAATAAAGCTGAACTTAGCCAATATTTTGATGAGTATCGTGCTGTGCAGATTGGTAGATTTGTCTATCGGTATTTACCTGGCGTGGCGTTTTTTGTTTTTGTTATGCAATTATACTTTGGTGGCGCTAATATTTTAGCCCAAGCACTTGTTTACTTCTTTTTTATATTAAGTATCCCATTTCAAGCCGTTGTTATGCTAGGGGTGAAAGCCGACAAGTTTCTGCCGCCAGCGCTTGCTGACTGGTATAAACAAGGCGTTGCTAAAGTGAACGAGCAAGATGGTGACATTAAACTCACTCGTAATAAACCTCGCTACGTAGACTTAGCAACATTACTTAATATTAGCTATGCTAATTCACGTCATTCCCATTAA
- a CDS encoding acetate/propionate family kinase: MKKSLVLVINCGSSSLKFSLMEPNSGEEVFNGIAQCLLLNNASISFKMNGEKQELSLKAPFDHDVAISALVAFINNNHLFHQITAIGHRVVHGGEKYCHPTLITPKVKQQVHKLAKLAPLHNPANLVGIEAAEKVFGHLAQVAIFDTAFHQTMPEKAYIYGLPYSLYKEHGIRRYGFHGTSHYFVAKQASIHLNKPLEQCNLISAHLGNGCSISVIADGKSVDTSLGFTPLEGVVMGTRSGDVDPGIIFYLVNQLGYSLDQVDNLLNKESGLLGISGLSNDCRTIEAELLSGNVRAKLAIDVFCYRIAKKIASFSASLQTLDGLIFTGGIGENSSTIRGLILNQLSLLGFTVDEQLNLEKRFGQQGNINSTNSRACWVIPTNEEWVIAEQTQRLLTSIGE; the protein is encoded by the coding sequence ATGAAAAAGTCTTTAGTTTTAGTTATTAATTGTGGCAGTTCATCGTTAAAGTTTTCTTTGATGGAGCCGAACAGTGGTGAAGAAGTTTTTAATGGCATTGCACAATGTCTTTTATTAAACAATGCCTCTATCTCCTTTAAAATGAATGGTGAAAAGCAAGAGTTATCATTAAAGGCTCCCTTTGATCATGACGTTGCAATATCGGCATTAGTCGCCTTCATTAACAACAACCATCTATTTCATCAAATTACGGCTATCGGTCATAGAGTGGTTCATGGTGGTGAAAAGTATTGCCACCCTACTTTAATTACGCCAAAAGTTAAACAACAAGTACATAAACTAGCCAAACTAGCGCCTTTGCATAATCCGGCTAATTTAGTTGGAATTGAAGCCGCTGAGAAAGTGTTTGGACACTTAGCACAAGTTGCTATTTTCGATACAGCCTTTCATCAAACTATGCCTGAAAAAGCTTACATATACGGATTACCATATAGTCTTTATAAAGAACATGGAATTCGTCGATATGGTTTTCATGGAACAAGTCATTACTTCGTGGCAAAACAAGCAAGTATTCATTTGAACAAACCTCTTGAACAATGCAATTTAATTAGCGCGCACTTAGGTAACGGGTGTAGCATTAGCGTAATTGCTGACGGTAAAAGTGTTGACACCAGTTTAGGCTTTACCCCACTTGAAGGCGTTGTTATGGGCACACGCAGCGGCGATGTTGATCCAGGTATTATCTTTTATCTGGTTAATCAACTCGGCTACTCGTTAGATCAAGTAGATAACTTACTCAACAAAGAAAGTGGATTACTTGGAATTTCAGGCCTTAGTAACGACTGCAGAACAATTGAAGCAGAATTACTTTCAGGTAATGTACGCGCTAAACTGGCAATTGATGTATTTTGCTATCGCATCGCTAAAAAAATTGCCAGCTTTAGTGCAAGTTTACAAACACTTGATGGCTTAATTTTTACCGGTGGTATTGGTGAAAACTCTAGCACCATCAGAGGGCTTATTTTAAATCAGTTATCGCTACTGGGCTTTACTGTTGATGAACAATTAAATTTAGAAAAACGTTTTGGCCAACAAGGTAATATTAACAGTACAAATAGTCGAGCTTGTTGGGTTATTCCAACAAACGAAGAATGGGTTATCGCTGAGCAGACACAACGATTACTGACAAGTATAGGAGAATAA
- the rlmA gene encoding 23S rRNA (guanine(745)-N(1))-methyltransferase — protein sequence MNNLAHYLCPICQNELVIDGSIYRCCDNHCFDQAKEGYVNLLPVQLKHSKQPGDNKAMVNARRDFLAKGYYQPLVKLLVDLQQQYAINATNILDAGCGEGYYTHQHVTSFNNVYGVDIAKEAIKKAAKKHKNAQFSVATLSHLPFADGFFHWIISVYAPILEQEFSRVLADQGYLITVTPGKRHLYELKEIIYQSAKEHNDEKEVIQSLSLIHEQRLSYPMVLKTADDLLNLLSMTPFAFKASSEAVTVLSQQTQFNCQADFIIRLYQKN from the coding sequence ATGAACAACCTTGCTCACTACCTTTGTCCTATCTGCCAGAATGAATTGGTTATAGATGGCTCGATTTATCGCTGCTGCGATAATCATTGCTTTGATCAAGCGAAAGAAGGTTATGTCAATCTTTTACCTGTTCAGCTAAAACACTCTAAACAACCTGGTGATAATAAAGCAATGGTAAATGCTCGAAGAGATTTTTTAGCAAAAGGTTATTACCAACCTTTAGTAAAGCTACTAGTTGATTTGCAGCAACAATACGCGATAAATGCTACTAATATACTAGATGCTGGCTGCGGTGAGGGTTATTACACACATCAACATGTTACGTCATTTAACAATGTTTATGGGGTAGATATTGCCAAAGAAGCGATAAAGAAAGCGGCTAAAAAACACAAAAACGCACAGTTTAGTGTTGCTACCCTTTCTCACCTTCCTTTTGCAGATGGTTTTTTTCATTGGATTATATCGGTATACGCGCCAATTTTAGAGCAAGAGTTTAGTCGCGTATTAGCTGATCAAGGTTATTTAATAACGGTGACTCCTGGCAAGCGCCATTTGTACGAGTTAAAAGAGATCATTTATCAATCAGCAAAAGAGCATAATGATGAAAAGGAAGTCATTCAGTCACTTTCATTAATTCATGAACAACGACTTAGCTACCCAATGGTGCTAAAAACTGCAGATGACCTCTTAAATTTATTATCAATGACACCATTTGCCTTTAAAGCATCTAGTGAGGCAGTTACGGTTCTGTCACAACAAACACAATTCAACTGCCAAGCTGACTTTATTATTCGCTTGTATCAGAAAAACTAA
- the xthA gene encoding exodeoxyribonuclease III, with product MKIISFNINGLRARLHQLQAIIDKHKPDIIGLQEIKVHNDAFPLADVEAMGYHVYFHGQKAHYGVAMLCKKEADVVIKGFPTDTEESQKRMIMVQTTNEAGEKVTVLNGYFPQGENISHETKYPYKRQFYKDLMSYLNINHSPEENIVVMGDINISPTDIDIGIGEINRKRWLKTGKCSFQPEEREWLATLLNWGFKDTFRELHPTRGERYSWFDYRSRGFDDNRGLRIDVILATPNFAARCIESDIDYELRGIEKPSDHAPIWSTFN from the coding sequence ATGAAAATCATCTCTTTTAATATTAACGGTTTACGTGCACGACTCCACCAACTTCAAGCAATAATAGATAAACACAAGCCTGATATTATTGGCCTTCAAGAAATTAAAGTACATAATGATGCATTTCCGTTAGCTGATGTTGAAGCAATGGGTTATCACGTTTATTTTCATGGTCAAAAGGCACATTACGGTGTCGCAATGTTATGTAAAAAAGAAGCTGACGTTGTTATTAAAGGTTTTCCTACCGATACAGAAGAATCGCAAAAGCGAATGATTATGGTACAGACCACCAACGAGGCAGGAGAAAAAGTAACGGTATTAAATGGTTACTTCCCTCAAGGTGAGAATATATCTCATGAAACAAAATACCCTTATAAAAGACAGTTCTACAAAGATTTAATGAGCTACCTCAATATAAATCATTCTCCTGAAGAGAATATCGTTGTTATGGGTGATATAAATATTTCACCAACAGATATTGATATTGGCATTGGCGAAATTAACCGTAAGCGTTGGTTAAAAACAGGAAAATGTAGTTTTCAACCAGAAGAGCGTGAATGGTTAGCAACCCTATTAAATTGGGGCTTTAAAGATACCTTTAGAGAGCTACATCCAACAAGGGGAGAAAGGTACTCATGGTTTGATTATCGCTCAAGAGGCTTTGACGATAACAGAGGTTTAAGAATTGATGTGATATTAGCAACACCAAACTTTGCCGCAAGATGTATAGAGTCTGATATTGATTACGAACTAAGAGGAATTGAAAAGCCTTCTGATCATGCACCTATTTGGTCAACTTTTAATTAA
- a CDS encoding ArsC family reductase, which produces MTTVYGIKNCDTVKKALKWLDKNNIAYTFHDFRADGIDEKLVSDFTNKLDWELLLNKRSTTFRLLDDEIKNNLNETTFKQLILSQPTLIKRPVLLSNNTLHLGFKDEQYQVIFN; this is translated from the coding sequence ATGACTACCGTTTATGGTATAAAAAATTGCGATACCGTTAAAAAAGCACTTAAATGGCTAGATAAAAATAATATTGCCTACACGTTTCACGACTTCAGAGCTGATGGTATTGATGAAAAATTAGTAAGCGACTTTACCAATAAACTTGACTGGGAACTACTGTTAAATAAACGTAGCACAACTTTCCGTTTACTTGATGATGAAATTAAAAACAATCTAAATGAAACGACATTTAAACAACTAATATTGTCGCAGCCTACATTGATCAAACGACCGGTACTACTTAGTAATAATACATTACACCTAGGCTTTAAAGATGAACAATATCAAGTGATTTTTAACTAA
- a CDS encoding DUF2235 domain-containing protein, translating into MVKRIVICADGTWNRPEKDLEKDFPTNVLKLARAIKPIGDDGVSQQVFYDWGVGSYYNSVVGGATGAGIQKNIKDNYRYIVQNYNDGDELYFFGFSRGAYTVRSLCGLINNCGILKRDKAHLIEQAFEHYKNGDKDYEPRSALSEMFIADNCHASKSVKFVGVWDTVGAMGIPISFLGLFEDEDEFYDTKMGSNIQIARHALAIDEHRKDFTPTIWQPRNSVDIKQVWFCGAHSNVGGSYAPDDEDRGLLSDIPLQWMIKEAQVHTLFVESHLVNELKPKVTATITESRKSFYRVKRKAYRKLQLTDKEYKLKLHSSVKARYDADKSYRPTNLVNEIKSNGWPILEE; encoded by the coding sequence ATGGTTAAGCGAATTGTAATTTGTGCAGATGGCACATGGAATCGTCCCGAAAAAGACCTCGAAAAAGATTTTCCTACCAATGTTTTAAAACTGGCTCGTGCGATAAAACCAATCGGTGACGATGGTGTTTCTCAACAGGTATTTTATGATTGGGGTGTAGGCTCTTATTATAATTCTGTTGTCGGTGGAGCTACCGGCGCAGGCATACAAAAAAATATAAAAGATAACTATCGTTATATAGTACAAAATTATAATGACGGAGATGAACTTTATTTTTTTGGATTCAGTCGTGGAGCTTATACAGTCCGCTCGTTATGTGGATTAATTAATAATTGCGGTATTTTAAAACGAGATAAGGCACATTTAATTGAGCAAGCCTTTGAACACTATAAAAATGGTGATAAAGACTACGAACCCAGAAGTGCATTGTCTGAAATGTTTATCGCTGATAATTGTCATGCTAGCAAGTCTGTTAAGTTTGTTGGTGTTTGGGATACCGTTGGCGCAATGGGGATCCCCATTTCATTTTTGGGACTGTTTGAAGATGAAGATGAGTTTTACGATACTAAAATGGGATCAAACATCCAAATTGCTCGACATGCATTAGCCATTGATGAACACCGTAAAGACTTTACACCAACTATTTGGCAACCACGCAACAGTGTAGATATTAAGCAAGTATGGTTTTGTGGAGCTCATAGTAATGTTGGTGGTAGTTATGCTCCTGACGACGAAGATAGAGGGTTATTATCAGACATTCCACTGCAATGGATGATCAAAGAAGCCCAAGTACATACATTATTTGTTGAATCACATTTAGTTAATGAGCTAAAACCAAAAGTTACAGCAACCATTACAGAATCTAGAAAGTCGTTTTATCGTGTTAAACGCAAAGCTTATCGTAAATTACAATTAACCGATAAAGAATACAAACTCAAATTACATAGCTCTGTTAAAGCACGCTATGATGCAGACAAAAGCTATCGGCCAACAAACCTTGTAAATGAGATAAAATCGAATGGTTGGCCAATTTTAGAAGAGTAA
- the dapE gene encoding succinyl-diaminopimelate desuccinylase, with protein sequence MAFTNTDVITLAKALISRPSVTPEDAGCQTLIFSRLAPLDFNNETMIFEDTTNLWARRGTTSPVFCFAGHTDVVPAGNLELWQTPPFEPTVIDGMLYGRGAADMKGSLAAMIIATEKFVNNHPNHKGSIAFLITSDEEGPFINGTTRVIDTLEARKEKIDYCIVGEPSSSEEVGDVIKNGRRGSISAELDIHGKQGHVAYPEHVTNPIHLAMPALAELSQIHWDKGNDFFPETSFQISNIQSGTGATNVVPGHLTAWFNLRYSTELSAQTIVDKVNAVLSKHQLDFEIQWTYNGQPFITEPGVFINAVENAILTTTGITTTLSTSGGTSDGRFIAPTGAEVIELGPCNKTIHQVNESVSCVDLNLLADIYYQTLVNVLAP encoded by the coding sequence ATGGCATTTACAAACACCGATGTTATTACATTAGCTAAAGCATTAATATCTCGACCTTCGGTTACACCTGAAGATGCTGGCTGTCAAACTCTTATTTTTAGCCGCTTAGCACCTTTAGACTTTAATAATGAAACCATGATATTTGAAGATACAACCAATTTATGGGCAAGAAGAGGTACCACTTCTCCTGTATTTTGCTTTGCGGGTCATACCGACGTTGTACCTGCAGGTAACCTTGAGCTTTGGCAAACTCCGCCTTTTGAGCCTACCGTTATCGATGGCATGTTATACGGGCGAGGTGCAGCCGATATGAAAGGTAGTTTAGCTGCAATGATTATTGCAACGGAAAAGTTTGTCAATAACCACCCCAATCATAAAGGCTCTATCGCTTTTCTAATAACTAGCGACGAAGAAGGACCTTTTATTAATGGCACAACACGTGTTATTGATACCCTTGAAGCGCGCAAAGAGAAAATAGATTATTGTATCGTGGGGGAACCTTCTAGTAGCGAAGAAGTTGGAGATGTGATAAAAAATGGTCGTCGTGGCTCCATATCTGCTGAACTTGATATACACGGTAAACAAGGTCATGTTGCCTACCCTGAGCATGTTACTAACCCAATACATTTAGCGATGCCTGCATTAGCAGAACTCAGCCAAATACATTGGGATAAAGGTAATGATTTTTTCCCTGAAACTAGTTTTCAAATTTCCAATATACAGTCAGGTACCGGGGCAACTAATGTTGTTCCTGGACACCTAACCGCTTGGTTTAACTTGCGTTACAGTACAGAGCTAAGCGCTCAAACGATTGTTGATAAGGTAAATGCTGTGTTAAGCAAACATCAGCTCGACTTTGAAATACAATGGACTTACAACGGCCAACCATTTATTACTGAACCAGGGGTATTTATCAATGCAGTTGAGAATGCTATTTTAACTACAACAGGTATCACAACAACACTTTCAACTTCGGGCGGTACTTCAGACGGCCGCTTTATCGCACCAACCGGAGCCGAAGTTATTGAGCTTGGTCCATGTAATAAAACCATCCATCAAGTTAATGAATCTGTTTCTTGTGTAGATCTTAATTTGTTAGCTGATATTTATTATCAGACTCTCGTTAATGTTTTAGCTCCTTAG
- a CDS encoding ACT domain-containing protein: MANLTLKILQQTFAIHSLHPNSIIPPNVFSASMYFIAKTNDEISIVLPEDVSIESEEKELDWRAFEVVGPLGFSLTGILSNISTILANEKISIFAISTFDTDYILVKSTTVDAALAALSLNQYQII; the protein is encoded by the coding sequence ATGGCTAATTTAACACTAAAAATTTTACAACAAACTTTTGCTATTCACAGCCTTCATCCTAATAGTATCATTCCACCGAATGTTTTTAGTGCATCAATGTATTTTATTGCTAAAACTAACGATGAAATATCAATTGTATTACCAGAAGATGTGTCGATAGAAAGTGAAGAAAAAGAACTTGATTGGCGAGCATTTGAAGTTGTAGGACCATTAGGTTTTTCACTCACAGGTATACTTTCGAATATTTCAACAATACTCGCTAATGAAAAAATTAGTATATTTGCTATATCTACCTTCGATACCGATTATATTTTAGTAAAATCAACAACTGTTGATGCGGCTTTAGCTGCATTGTCATTAAACCAATATCAAATAATTTAA